The Spartobacteria bacterium region CACCCAGACCGAGCCCGCCCGGGACAGTTTTGATTACCTGGTGACGGACGCCAACGGCAACACGACCACGGGCACGATCACCGTGGATATCGTGGATGATGTGCCTTCTGCTACTATAGCCCAAACAGATCACCGCGTGTACGTCGATGAGTCATTGGGGAGCGACGATGTTTTGTCTGCCTTAGGGATTTCTTCTAATTTTTTGGTGTATGCACAAAACGTCGTGTACGGAGCTGATCAGGATGGTTTGATTGATTTTCGCCTAGTATTTAGCTCCGGGAGTGATTCTGGGCTTATGACTACGTCTGGAGAGCATATTTATTTATTCGATACCAATAATGACGGAATAGTAGAAGGTCGTGTTGGTGACGGCAGCGGTGCGCTTGCTTTTACTGTTGAAATTGAAAAAGGAACAATGTCAGATATTTCTTTAAATTCATACACCGCAGGAAATGTCATCCTGACGCAATATGCTTCTTTGAATCATCCTCTGCAAGGGATTGTTCCAGAATCTATAACTCTAAATTCAAACTCTCTGAAAGCTGTTATGGGTGTTGTAGATGGCGATGGTGATGTTTTTTCAGAAGAAATAGATATTAGTCGCGAGCTGTATTTTAAGGACGATACCCCGCATCAAGGATTTGAGCATGGATTTTTCGAGAATACAACAGGTGTGCTCTCTGGGTCAATTAGTGAACTTATAGGCTCTGATAAAGATGGATCAAGTGTCCTGTTTTCAATTTTAAGCGGATTAGACATTGGGTGTACATTTAAAGGAGATAAAATTTATTTGTATGTATCAAATGATGGGCATTCTTTGATCGGATCGACGTTGTCAGGAAGTGTGTATGATGATGCTGCACAAGACGTTGATGTGCCGCCTGTGTTTTCTCTGATCATAGATAATGCTGGATCCTATACGTTTTCTTTGTTTCAGGAATTGGATGTTAATTTTGGAACTCTGGATATTGCCTTTGATGTTGGTGTAACGGATGGGGATGGGGATTTTCGCAATTTGGCAGATGCCCTTCAAATTCATTTGAGCTCGCAAACGCATACGTTGTATTTGGGCACAGAAGGTCAGGATTCGCTGATAGGTAGTGATGGTAATGACATCTTTGTTGGCGGAACCGGTGCAGATACCATGACTGGGGGGGGGGGCCAGGACGTGTTCAAATATGTTGACGGTGATATTGGCAGTGTAAGTGATACCATCACGGATTTTCATGTCAGTTCGGATGTGGATACACTAGATTTGAGCGCTCTTCTTGAGAATTATACTGCGGCACAAAGCGCTAAGTTTATTAAATTTACTAATATTTCACATTCTGGGTCATCTGCGTCCGTGGATGTGACTGTTGATTTTAACGGTGCGGTCAAGGGCGCTCGGTTTGTCCCTCTTGCCGAAGTGCATATCACGGACTTCGCGGGTTCGAGCGACTCTGACGTCATTGATGCCATGCTGGCGCATATCAAGGCGGAAATGCCCTAGGCTCGTCGGAATGTAGTCAGTTTTTGACTATTGGATGTGCCATGACGAAATGCTTTGTTGAGTTTGATTTGTTTTTTGGTCACCGGTGTTGGCTTTGGAATCGTCTTTGTATGTCGGCAAAGCGATGGAAAATTGGATTCAATGTTTGTTGATTGGATGTAGAAAATGTGTTTGTATGGGGATATTTTTGGTAGAAGCAATTTTTTAGTGTATGATTCTGAGACTATTCATGATTAATGCTTTTTTTGAAAATTGAGAATTTTTTTAAATTATGGGGTGCAAAGCGCCCCAATTTTATTTATATTAAATAAATAGTATCCATGAAGTGTATTGTGTATAGGGGGAGATTTTTATGCAGAGAGTTCGAATATTAATTCTTACAATGCCGTTGTTGTTTGGTGGGGTAGTTTTTGCCGCAGAAGGGACCGCGCTCAATCAGGTTGTGATTGACACTCTACGCCATGCTCCGCGCTTGGAGATGATCAAAAGCAATCAAGAGGCTGTTGCTCAGGATTTGGAGAAGTCCAGGGGCCGTTGGTATCCGAAGCTTGATGTTCAGGGCGGAGTAGGCGCGGATTCCTTCAGTAGTGAGGTGACGCGGGATGATGATACCGACAATGATTGGGATCGCCGGGCAGAAGCCGGGATCTATCTGACCCAGCGTCTGTACGACGGAGGCGAGGCGATCAGTCAGATTCGTTTGGACAAAACACGTTTGGCGTCCTTGGAACATCGGGTTCTGGATAACGCCGAATCCCTGGCTCTTGATGCGATTATTGCGGCCTTGGAGGTCTATCGCCAGCGAGAGTTGGTGTTCCTGGCGGAGGAAAACGCTAAGGCTCACCGAGAAATTTTGGGCTCCCTGGAAGAACGGGAAAGGGCCGGTGCTGGTAGCGTTGCCGATGTCACCCAGACCCAGGCCCGGCTGTCGATGGCCCAGGCTTCTTTGTCAAAGACCCATGCCTCCTTGCAGGCCGCTATTTCCAATTATCAGCGATTGACGGGGCAATTACCTGGCAAGATTGACATGACCCCGTATCCGGCGGATCGGCTACCTGCTGATTTGGATCTGTTGTTGACCCTGGCAACCACCGGCAACCCCAAAATTAATGCCGCAGGACAAGACGTCTTGTCCGAAGCAGAGCGCGTCAATATTGCTGAATCCGGCTATCATCCATATATGTATCTGGAATTATCATCTGCCTACACGGATGGTGTTGAAAACCAGGAGGAGTGGGAGCTCAATAATGCGGCCATGCTGCGCATGAATTGGAATTTGTATCGAGGCGGATCGGATTTGGCCGCAGCTAGGGCTGCCAAGGCCCGCAAGCGTCAGACCGAGGCTGATCGACTGGATTTGGTTCTGGCCGTTGCCGATGAAGTCAAAGCGACCTGGGCCCAGTTTCAGTCTGCCCGGAACGAGGTTCGTGAATATGCCGAAGCCAAGGATAAGAATCGGATGACCAAGGAAATCTATCTGGAGCAGTTTGGCGTGGCTCAGCGTAGCTTGCTTGATGTGCTTGATTCCGAAAATGAGGTTTTTCAGTCTTCTAGCCAACTTGTGACGTCCTCGGTCAACGAGCACATTGCCGCCTACAAGCTTTTGGCCTTGGCTGGTGTGCTGAATGACAGTCTGGGCGTGGATCCTGGTTTGTATAGAACTGCACGGAACTAATGCTGGATAACAAATGACCCCGGTTGCGTGCGCGACCGGGGTCATTTGTTTCACGGTACGTGTATGATTTTTTTAGGCTGTTCGCCTGTTGAATTTGAAAAAGCCGATTAATCCAAGCAAACCAGAACCGAGCATCCATGCCGTGGGTGGCACTGGGACCGGAGTGGCGGCCACCGTCATGTCGTCGAGGCCAAAATCGTCCCATTCAAGATTCCCTGACTTATTGAATTCAATTTTTGTGTAAAGGTTGCTCATGTCTTGGAATCCATAATAGAGAAGGCCTCCGTTACCGGTGCTCGTATTATGGATTGGGCGTGTGACAAGTTCTCCTGTGGTGCGGTGCAAGGAGAGCGAGAGGCTTTCGGAAAAGTCGCCAAGATCCGTCAGAAAAAACCCAAAAGCAGAAATTGGCGTATCAAACTCTATGGAGAAGGAGCTCGTGGCAT contains the following coding sequences:
- a CDS encoding type I secretion C-terminal target domain-containing protein → TQTEPARDSFDYLVTDANGNTTTGTITVDIVDDVPSATIAQTDHRVYVDESLGSDDVLSALGISSNFLVYAQNVVYGADQDGLIDFRLVFSSGSDSGLMTTSGEHIYLFDTNNDGIVEGRVGDGSGALAFTVEIEKGTMSDISLNSYTAGNVILTQYASLNHPLQGIVPESITLNSNSLKAVMGVVDGDGDVFSEEIDISRELYFKDDTPHQGFEHGFFENTTGVLSGSISELIGSDKDGSSVLFSILSGLDIGCTFKGDKIYLYVSNDGHSLIGSTLSGSVYDDAAQDVDVPPVFSLIIDNAGSYTFSLFQELDVNFGTLDIAFDVGVTDGDGDFRNLADALQIHLSSQTHTLYLGTEGQDSLIGSDGNDIFVGGTGADTMTGGGGQDVFKYVDGDIGSVSDTITDFHVSSDVDTLDLSALLENYTAAQSAKFIKFTNISHSGSSASVDVTVDFNGAVKGARFVPLAEVHITDFAGSSDSDVIDAMLAHIKAEMP
- a CDS encoding channel protein TolC, which produces MQRVRILILTMPLLFGGVVFAAEGTALNQVVIDTLRHAPRLEMIKSNQEAVAQDLEKSRGRWYPKLDVQGGVGADSFSSEVTRDDDTDNDWDRRAEAGIYLTQRLYDGGEAISQIRLDKTRLASLEHRVLDNAESLALDAIIAALEVYRQRELVFLAEENAKAHREILGSLEERERAGAGSVADVTQTQARLSMAQASLSKTHASLQAAISNYQRLTGQLPGKIDMTPYPADRLPADLDLLLTLATTGNPKINAAGQDVLSEAERVNIAESGYHPYMYLELSSAYTDGVENQEEWELNNAAMLRMNWNLYRGGSDLAAARAAKARKRQTEADRLDLVLAVADEVKATWAQFQSARNEVREYAEAKDKNRMTKEIYLEQFGVAQRSLLDVLDSENEVFQSSSQLVTSSVNEHIAAYKLLALAGVLNDSLGVDPGLYRTARN